A window of Populus trichocarpa isolate Nisqually-1 chromosome 17, P.trichocarpa_v4.1, whole genome shotgun sequence genomic DNA:
aATCAACGAGTTTAAAAGGGATAATACGCCATTGAAAATATTGATATGTGGGTTGTGGATTTCAAGATCTAATCAAGTCAAAAAGTCTGAACATGGTCAAATTCTTGATAGTGGCCTTTTATTATAGCTTACGTTGATTGTCTTGTGTAATGACCAGAATGTCCATCACAATGCACGAGGAGGTGTAGCAAGACCCAGTACCATAAGCCATGCATGTTCTTCTGTCAGAAGTGCTGCAAGAAGTGCCTCTGCGTTCCCCCAGGGTATTATGGGAATAAAGCTGTGTGCCCTTGCTACAACAACTGGAAGACCAAGGAAGGAGGGCCTAAGTGCCCttgaacaataattaatttcccTTCCCTGGTCTCCTTTTACTATATTATATGTATCAAGTGTTATGCTCTCGGAATAGCACTAACTATATACTATATGTTTGGAAAGATGGACTTGTGTTGTCGTCGGTCTATCGCTCAAGAAGTCAGTCCTTAGGCCTCCGCAAATGAAAGCGGCTAATCTGTTGTTCTATTATCAATGAGAattcgtgtttttttttgtgagttcACCTCTGAGTCTTGTGGGTGGTTGGTTGATGAAAATTGATATCTGACCTGAGATTTCcttttctaaaatgttttggGTTCTTTAATGGTGATGAGATTTAGGCAGTAGTTTTCTAACATTACATGAGGACAGAACTCTGCACGGAGCCGATGCACCTGAATCTATGGAGAATGAACTCAATGAACTCCGAATATAAATGATATAGACTTGAATTCATAAAAGATCAGACTTCGATGGGGACGATAAACCTGAATccatttgttctttttaaaactatatgGATAATAAATACATTTATCATCTTACCCTTACATTTACATGGATATATGCCTCTACATAAACAACCTTAAATCTCGAGATGCTCCTTGGCCATAAGAAAACATCTTTCCCTTCAAGCTTTACCATGTAAAATGTAAACACACACAACATAGCctttcaaaaatctttttcttgCGCTTGAGGTTGTGCCCAGCGGTGGAAGGAACTTCCTTTGCATCAGGTTTGCCTCACGTATGCCTGTCACCATGCGATGCATGTGTAGAATGTTCAATGAACTTGAGGATTAGTTGTAATGATGCGTATAAGCTGGTTTGAACATcccgagttaaaaaaaaaaaatctttttatttatcaccAATGCTAACATAAGCATGGAATGTCCTCtaaatctacaaaaaaaaaaaaaaaaaaaatgatttattttacaattattCTAATTGCAAAAGCTCAAGCTCGGTCAAATAGTATGCACTAGTCTTGTTGCCCATGTTTTGTTGCCAAccggataaaaaaattaatttcaatgcaagagaaaaaatatgttatttgggagctgttaatttttttataactaagaAAAATCGCAAAAATTGAAAACTTTACACATGTATTGATAATTATACAGGTCaacaaatgctaaaaaaaatcattaataataacaaaaaatttaataaagaagttgaaatatttatgcaattaaaaaaataatctcacaCCATTTCatgtcatttaatattttttatttaatttcatgtcaatatttgtttagaaaaaaaattaaaaataaaactcaatcaaaacaaaataatttgcaagtaTAGTTCCTCAAATTCTTATTAATATGATATAGTTCTTTGGATAGCctgaatttcaaattaaactattttGGAGTTGGCTAAATCAAGCAGGTCCAAACATGACTTGATTGTTCCGTTTAAAATTTGATCTGgctaaaaaacatttcaagcccttgttcttctttttttccttataaaaaaactcttgtgagacaatgatttttttttttttcaacttaagtTAATTTGACAAACCTTTCATATAGGTCATGAACctatttggatttaataactttttttttaatcaagttttttttttataatcaaattatacaataacaaaaatagagacaaataaaatatttaaggaaATTTAcggaaaaaaatatctagaaggGCAGTGAAA
This region includes:
- the LOC7482473 gene encoding gibberellin-regulated protein 4, yielding MAKFVAVFLLALIAISMLQTLVVASHGRGGHHNNNKNKYGPGSLKSFQCPSQCTRRCSKTQYHKPCMFFCQKCCKKCLCVPPGYYGNKAVCPCYNNWKTKEGGPKCP